One window of Arthrobacter oryzae genomic DNA carries:
- the pstC gene encoding phosphate ABC transporter permease subunit PstC, producing the protein MTTTSLTQSRGAGRAGDKVFSGAALAAGCLILAVLFGVALFLVVQAIPALVASPDKIQGGEGFFAYIWPIVIGTLIAALIALVIATPVSIGVALFISHFAPRGLASGLGYVIDLLAAIPSVVYGAWGAAFLAKEISPAYDWLAKNMGWLPIFQGPASATGKTILTAGIVLAVMVLPIITSLSREIFLQTPKLHEEAALALGATRWEMIKMAVLPFGRPGIVSAVMLGLGRALGETMAVALVLSSGALTASLIQSGNQTIAAEIALNFPEAGGLKVNTLIAAGLVLFVITLGVNMIARWIISRHKEFSGAN; encoded by the coding sequence GTGACCACCACCTCCCTGACACAGTCCCGGGGCGCAGGGCGCGCCGGAGACAAGGTCTTTTCCGGAGCCGCCCTGGCCGCAGGATGCCTGATCCTTGCCGTGCTCTTCGGCGTTGCCCTGTTCCTGGTAGTCCAGGCGATCCCGGCCCTGGTGGCTTCGCCGGACAAGATCCAGGGCGGCGAAGGCTTCTTTGCCTACATCTGGCCGATCGTCATCGGCACCCTGATCGCCGCCCTTATTGCCCTCGTGATCGCCACCCCCGTATCCATCGGTGTTGCGCTCTTCATCTCGCACTTCGCACCGCGCGGCCTCGCCTCCGGCCTGGGTTACGTGATTGACCTGCTGGCCGCCATCCCGTCAGTGGTGTACGGCGCCTGGGGTGCCGCCTTCCTGGCCAAGGAAATCTCCCCGGCCTACGACTGGCTGGCCAAGAACATGGGCTGGCTGCCTATCTTCCAGGGCCCCGCGTCGGCCACCGGTAAAACCATCCTCACCGCCGGCATCGTGCTGGCCGTGATGGTCCTTCCCATCATCACGTCCCTGAGCCGCGAAATCTTCCTGCAGACCCCCAAGCTGCATGAGGAAGCCGCGCTGGCCCTCGGTGCCACCCGCTGGGAAATGATCAAGATGGCCGTCCTTCCGTTCGGCCGCCCGGGCATCGTCAGCGCCGTCATGCTGGGCCTGGGCCGCGCCCTCGGCGAGACCATGGCCGTGGCCCTGGTGCTGTCCTCCGGCGCCCTCACCGCCAGCCTGATCCAGTCCGGCAACCAGACCATCGCCGCAGAAATCGCCCTGAACTTCCCTGAGGCCGGCGGCCTGAAGGTGAACACGCTGATCGCGGCGGGCCTGGTCCTGTTCGTCATCACGCTGGGCGTCAACATGATTGCCCGCTGGATCATCAGCCGGCACAAAGAATTCTCGGGAGCCAACTAA